GTTAACCCTTGTGGAACTTTTTGTGGTAAACTGGAACTGGATGGTAGACGGGACGTGGATGGTAAACAGGGACCGGATGATAAACTGGAACTGGGTGATGTTGCACCCTATGGACTGGATAGGCGTGGTGCTTGGAATGTTTCTTgtactttttcaaaaagtgttCGTCTCCGACAAGATCGTGCTGGCCATCGCCGTCGACCGCTTCAGTTTCCGTCGGATTGGCCAACGTAACGGCAACCAAGACCGCCAGAAGAGCAGCGAGAATCTTtaacattgaaaataattgaaaattgtcattttcattttttaaaacacattttttaacatttaagtGACTTACCATCAGTAGCTTCATGATGTTGTAGAGAAATGTAGACTGTGGTGGTAACGCTGGGATACTCCAGGCAGGATTGTGATGATTACTGCCATGTTCTGCTGCCTTTTATATACAGCCAGCACAACTATTAGCCATCTAGTTGGTGACGATGATTTTTACGCAACTCGCATTGGCTGTGTCGATACTAAAAGGTAACGTGCTTGTTGAGGCGTAGCAAGGTAACAATGAGTTCCGCCTTCTTATCCCAAATATATCTCAACGTCCATGCCACCTAACCTTGAGACGCATCTCGTTCAGGTAAATTTGAAAGCCATGAGCAGTCGGCATTTTTGTGTTCAAGGGAAACAACGACGATGTAGTCTAGGCTGTTGGGAAATTGCAACACCAGCATGcacgattttcattttattttaagagaaaaaaaatgtcgcaCTAATCCCTTCAGCCCCTAATGGGTAGCGTTCAGACAACCGGCCTTGTTTTGATGCCATAAAACTCAATAAAACTCAAAAGGTCAATCCCATATTATTCGCGCCGTCGTGTCAAGTTTTGTAGGAAATACGTTTCAAAATAGGAAATACGTAATACATGTGTGCCCGAGGAAAGTGAATGTCTTGGCATTGAAAACCCTATCAAAGCGTGTCGTTGGGTATTTCAAATAGTTCGGATTTTGAGACGGAAGCAAGGGTTACCTGGGAGAATCGTTGAACTTACCCAACATTTTGTCTTTCAGCCTTTTTGTCAAGGTCGTTTTGATGGCCATCGGAAGCTTCCCGAACGCAAGGCTGAGCTACAAAAAACGCAAAATCATCGTGAGCTGCGAGAAGCTCGAAACAAATTATGTAATGGTAACACACGGGAGGTGGGTCTTGCTGTATATATAGAGGTGGTCATCAGGTTGATATTCATTCCAATATTGTCCAAGATCTTGTAACGTAGACAGTTCTTTCGTTCTTACGCAAAATGAAGCTCGTGATGGTAAGTCGCTGatgttttaaactttaaaggcaTTTTGATCACTTTTGATATCTCTTCTTGTGTCAAGATTCTTGTTGCTCTTGTGATGGTCTGGGCGACCGTCTCTTTGGCTAATCCAATGGAAGCTGAGGTGGGCGAGGCGGTTGGTGGTGAAATCCACGATCTGGCCGGAGACGAACACTTCTTGAAGAAATATTACAAACATCGTTCCTATCACCCAGTTCCGGTCTACCGTCCAGTTTATCATCCACCCCCTGTGTACTATCCAGTTCCTGTTTACCACAAAAAATATCACAAGGGTTAATCAAATCAGATCAGAAAATCATGCCAAAAGGCAAAAACTGTGCTAACAAATAACGAGCTTTCTCCATCCTCATTCTCTTGTCCTCACTTCtcaataattgatttttttttaccaactgGTTAAGCTCAATGCAGCTTGGTTCATGAAtatatttgttaaattttcgtttcaataaaaacaaagttcTTTCATATGATACCGTCTCGCCTCTAGGTACTGGTAACCTGAAATTTGAtgctataaaaaaagaaattgtgatTTGTTTGTCGAcggaaaccatttttttaagtcAATTAGGAATCCAGTTTTACTGCTTAATGTTTgagttaattaatttttggtcTCTAACCGGTTATAGTTAGTTGTCTTAGTCAGTATTCAGTTACAATCGGAAGAACAAATTGATGTAATTAACGTGATACTTGCATATTTGCATACTCAGCAGCTGATAGGATTGCGAGACAAATGCTGCTTTTTCCGCTTTAATACGTTTCACTTCAGCagttaaaattttctatttttattcttgaCCAAGGTCGAAGAACTTGATAAATGGCCAGCGAAGATAAATGGCAgctaacttatttttttacgatcttctcagttttcatttttttgtatggGCTGACAGACAGCTAATTGCTTCATAAACTACAAAACTACCGAATTAGCCTATCCAGAATTGCgagttttttgtttactattgGGCAATGTCACTCATATTCGGATTTAtggtatatattttttaaaggacTTTGCCTTGTTTATTGTAAACGTGGACGTTTTTCGGATGTTGTCTATTCAAACcaagaataaaatattccGTTGCGTCATTCTGCATTGCAATACAGATTGAGATTTGACAAATCTGTGTAAACCAAAATATTATATTCGAGCAAATAGAGTTTACTACGACCCAATAGTGTCGACGTGGTTTTACTTATTCTGGTGTGAATTGATTTGCCGCTGTCTGAATGTTTTGTGAGGGATCTGGGGAATTCGAAACTTTTTCGACTGACACGTCTGAGTATTGCTATTGCCATTATCCTGAGTTATAACTGAGGGTGGGAATACCCTATCTTACACCCTACCTTAGTTAACCTCTAGGTAATTTGTTGGGTATTCAGATATGTTTAATCTGCACTAGGTCCAGCGCTATTTTACTTAATGTGACATGCGGTATGAAACTTATTGTACTTGATTGTGGAATCATTAAAATTGGTTTCCTTACTTTCCTAATTATATGTTGAATTTGGACTGCCTTTTGATCTAAATTAAGCaaacaaattgaagaaatattttgattgtaGAAAGCAATTTTGAGTTTTAGATATTGTTGTTTCATCACCTATTTGAATAAATAGAATATTGCTATGAGCGTATATATAGAACGACGCAATCGCAatgaaaaaacttaaaaacctgaattaatcttcagaTTCCTACTTATccgatttattttatttgttaggaTGCCCGGTCAGAAGACCAGGCTTTCGAAAAATTAGTCATATAGACTCATCAATTGCTCCCAACCACGGAAATCTTTAGTAAAAGGCGAAAGATTTATCCGGGTGTTGATTGGAAACCAGAGTACTTTTCAGAGGAAAACTTCCAAAATATATACCGTTGCCCATCTCAAGGGAGACTAGCGAAATTTGTTCTATTTTGAGCATTCAAAACAACAATCCGTttcaaaatacttttttttacatataaaTTTCTGTTAGAATGAAAACCGCTACACAAAGTTCACTTAccagttttgaaatatttctcttTAACTAATGTTAGCTGagtaaaaagttaaattttaggATAAAAACTATGCTTTAGCATTGGGAAGGCAGTAGGAAACGCCCCAAGCATTCTAAAGGTTGGGCATGGGTTGGAAAAGGGAGAGGGACGTACACGTACGACGCGTACGaccaattttcttattatccACTTATTATTTACAGAATTTGAAAAGGAtatgaaaattgttgtttttttcaagtttttcttatgttagaataaaaaatttgaaaactgtTAAGTAATTGAAACTATTGCCATAAATTTGATCCGTCAACCTCGCGAACGAAATCAGTATTCGCTACTGCTGTGCAATAACAAATATGGCGCTTTTacggtagaaataaaatataaaacaattttttaaaactttcctAATATCTAGAAccagtttttttctaaatatgtttttaattttgtttttattagtaCCATCTTAAAAAATACTACCCAAACCCGGCTACTCACAGCAGCTCCGGTCAAATCATGGTAGATGTTTTGGTGAAGGATGATTTAACATATTTTAACGTTTCCCCTTATTAATTGCTGCAGGCAACACACTGTGTCAGCCTCTACGTTCGGAATTAAAAGCGTCGAAGCTAATCGTGCTAAACccctttcaaatgaaaattttgaagatAAGAATAAGAGGTTGCAACGGCCAATTTCTCCCCATCTATCTATTTACCAATTCCAGTCTAATATGGCTTTGTCCATTACACATCGTTTTACTGGTCTTGCACAAAATGGACTGATGTATGGTCTAGCTATTGGTAATTTCATCAATCAATCTTTACATCAATAAATATGTTTTAATATGCTTTATTTGTAATCTGATAGGTGCCATGGTATTGCCTGCATCATTTCCACATTATTTGGGAATGTTGGAAGCTGCACACCTTCCACTTATTGTATTGGCTGGGAAGTTTCTCATTGcttttccattttcctatCACCTGATTAATGGAATGAGACACCTTGTGTGGGATACTGGTTTCAACCTCACAATTAAGGGAATTCAAAGCACAGGGTAT
This window of the Daphnia pulex isolate KAP4 chromosome 5, ASM2113471v1 genome carries:
- the LOC124194690 gene encoding succinate dehydrogenase cytochrome b560 subunit, mitochondrial-like; this translates as MALLRTILKNTTQTRLLTAAPVKSWQHTVSASTFGIKSVEANRAKPLSNENFEDKNKRLQRPISPHLSIYQFQSNMALSITHRFTGLAQNGLMYGLAIGAMVLPASFPHYLGMLEAAHLPLIVLAGKFLIAFPFSYHLINGMRHLVWDTGFNLTIKGIQSTGYVVLAAAVSLALYLTSL